The following nucleotide sequence is from Peribacillus sp. ACCC06369.
AACACTCAGGAGATAGTTAGTGCTTATGGGGAATTAGAAAAAGAAGATCTTGAAGAAAAAGAAATCGAAGTTACGATCGCTGGCCGTGTCATGACTAAGCGTGGAAAAGGGAAAGCGGGATTTGCCCATATCCAGGATATTAGCGGTCAAATCCAAATCTACGTCCGTTTAGATAAAATAGGTGAAGATTCTTACCAAATTTTCAACCAAACAGATCTTGGCGATATCGTAGGGGTCACTGGCGTTATTTTCAAAACGAAAGTCGGGGAACTTTCCATTAAAGCTAAAGAATATGTGTTCCTTGCAAAGGCGCTTCGCCCTTTGCCTGATAAATTTCATGGCCTGAAGGATGTTGAAGAGCGTTATCGGAAACGTTATGTTGATTTAATTACAAATGAGGAAAGTAAAAATACGTTGATCATGCGCAGTCGTATTGTACAAGCCATGAGACGATATTTGGACGATCATGGATACCTTGAAGTGGAGACGCCTCTGTTGCACTCTGTTGCCGGTGGAGCTGCTGCACGCCCATTCCTTACTCACCATAATGCTTTGGATATGCCTTTGAATCTTAGGATTGCCATCGAGCTTCATCTGAAACGCTTAATCGTTGGCGGTTTAGAGAAAGTTTATGAAATTGGCCGGGTTTTCAGGAATGAAGGAGTATCTACAAGACACAATCCTGAATTCACATTGATTGAATTATACGAGGCATATGCGGATTACCAAGATATCATGAGCTTAACGGAAAACCTGATTGCCCATATAGCCCAAGAAGTTCTAGGGACGACTTCCATCCAGTATGGGGAGTATGAGATAGAGTTAAAACCGGAATGGAAACGACTTCACATGGTTGACGCTGTAAAAGAATATACAGGTGTGGACTTCTGGACTCAAATGAGCAAAGAAGAAGCCCAACAGCTCGCTAAAGAAAATGGGATTGAAGTTAAGGAATCCATGGAGTTTGGTCACATTGTAAATGAATTCTTTGAACAGAAGGTAGAAGATAAGTTAATTCAACCTACATTCATTTATGGACATCCAGTGGAAATCTCTCCGTTAGCAAAGAAAAATCCGGAAGATTCCCGTTTCACAGATCGTTTCGAGTTATTCATTGTAGGTAGGGAGCATGCAAATGCCTTCACGGAACTAAATGACCCTATTGATCAACGTCAGCGTTTTGAAGCTCAATTGAAAGAGCGAGAGCAAGGTAATGATGAGGCACATGAAATGGATGAAGATTTCTTGGAGGCGTTAGAATACGGAATGCCGCCAACTGGCGGATTGGGAATTGGTGTTGACCGTTTGGTTATGCTATTGACCAATTCTCCTTCTATACGTGACGTCCTGTTATTCCCGCTAATGAGACATCGCTAATAATGCAAGATGAGTAATGATTGCAGGGCCGAATTCGGATGGCTGGGTCCATGGGGTTTAGCTCATGATCCTGGTATGTCCGATTCGGTTTTTGTTTTTTAATTATAATTTCATGTCTTTTAAGTGATTGGATTCTAGGGTTTGAAAGAAAAACAACATTATCTCAAAAAAACTTTATAAAAGGTATTGCGCAGTTAACGTAATGGTGTTATATTTATATCTGTCGTTACGAACGAGTTACAAACGGATTACAAACTTTAAAAAAGTTTTAAAAAAGTTGTTGACTTAAAGTAATGAAAAATGTTATTATAAATAAGCTGTTTCGAAAGATATTGCTCTTTGAAAACTGAACAAAACAAAGCGCCAACGTTAAATTTTAAGTGAGCACACACTATCAAAAAAGCAAAATGAGCAAGTCAAACATTTCTTCGGAGAGTTTGATCCTGGCTCAGGACGAACGCTGGCGGCGTGCCTAATACATGCAAGTCGAGCGAATCGATGGGAGCTTGCTCCCTGAGATTAGCGGCGGACGGGTGAGTAACACGTGGGCAACCTGCCTATAAGACTGGGATAACTTCGGGAAACCGGAGCTAATACCGGATACGTTCTTTTCTCGCATGAGAGAAGATGGAAAGACGGTTTCGGCTGTCACTTATAGATGGGCCCGCGGCGCATTAGCTAGTTGGTGAGGTAATGGCTCACCAAGGCGACGATGCGTAGCCGACCTGAGAGGGTGATCGGCCACACTGGGACTGAGACACGGCCCAGACTCCTACGGGAGGCAGCAGTAGGGAATCTTCCGCAATGGACGAAAGTCTGACGGAGCAACGCCGCGTGAACGAAGAAGGCCTTCGGGTCGTAAAGTTCTGTTGTTAGGGAAGAACAAGTACCAGAGTAACTGCTGGTACCTTGACGGTACCTAACCAGAAAGCCACGGCTAACTACGTGCCAGCAGCCGCGGTAATACGTAGGTGGCAAGCGTTGTCCGGAATTATTGGGCGTAAAGCGCGCGCAGGTGGTTCTTTAAGTCTGATGTGAAAGCCCACGGCTCAACCGTGGAGGGTCATTGGAAACTGGGGAACTTGAGTGCAGAAGAGGAAAGTGGAATTCCAAGTGTAGCGGTGAAATGCGTAGAGATTTGGAGGAACACCAGTGGCGAAGGCGACTTTCTGGTCTGTAACTGACACTGAGGCGCGAAAGCGTGGGGAGCAAACAGGATTAGATACCCTGGTAGTCCACGCCGTAAACGATGAGTGCTAAGTGTTAGAGGGTTTCCGCCCTTTAGTGCTGCAGCTAACGCATTAAGCACTCCGCCTGGGGAGTACGGCCGCAAGGCTGAAACTCAAAGGAATTGACGGGGGCCCGCACAAGCGGTGGAGCATGTGGTTTAATTCGAAGCAACGCGAAGAACCTTACCAGGTCTTGACATCCTCTGACAACCCTAGAGATAGGGCTTTCCCCTTCGGGGGACAGAGTGACAGGTGGTGCATGGTTGTCGTCAGCTCGTGTCGTGAGATGTTGGGTTAAGTCCCGCAACGAGCGCAACCCTTGATCTTAGTTGCCAGCATTCAGTTGGGCACTCTAAGGTGACTGCCGGTGACAAACCGGAGGAAGGTGGGGATGACGTCAAATCATCATGCCCCTTATGACCTGGGCTACACACGTGCTACAATGGATGGTACAAAGGGCTGCAAACCTGCGAAGGTAAGCGAATCCCATAAAGCCATTCTCAGTTCGGATTGTAGGCTGCAACTCGCCTACATGAAGCCGGAATCGCTAGTAATCGCGGATCAGCATGCCGCGGTGAATACGTTCCCGGGCCTTGTACACACCGCCCGTCACACCACGAGAGTTTGTAACACCCGAAGTCGGTGAGGTAACCTTTATGGAGCCAGCCGCCTAAGGTGGGACAGATGATTGGGGTGAAGTCGTAACAAGGTAGCCGTATCGGAAGGTGCGGCTGGATCACCTCCTTTCTAAGGATAATTACGAGAGCGCTTTTGTTTTGTTCAGTTTTGAATGAGTAATTCATTCAGATAGGGAAGAAAAACATCACGATGTGATGGATTCTTTCTGCTTTGTTCCTTGAAAACTAGATAATAGATAGAAGGCAATTAATTTTTTTCAAAGCATCTGTAAGATCTTTTTAACGGTTAAGTTAGAAAGGGCGCACGGTGGATGCCTTGGCACTAGGAGCCGATGAAGGACGGGACTAACACCGATATGCTTCGGGGAGCTGTAAGTAAGCTTTGATCCGGAGATTTCCGAATGGGGAAACCCACTGTTCGTAATGGAACAGTATCTTTACCTGAATACATAGGGTACTGAAGGCAGACCCGGGGAACTGAAACATCTAAGTACCCGGAGGAAGAGAAAGCAAATGCGATTTCCTGAGTAGCGGCGAGCGAAACGGAATTAGCCCAAACCAAGAGGCTTGCCTCTTGGGGTTGTAGGACACTCAACATGGAGTTACAAAGGAACGGGGTAAATGAAGTGACCTGGAAAGGTCCGTCAAAGAAGGTAAAAACCCTGTAGTTGAAACTTCGTTCCCTCCTGAGTGGATCCTGAGTACGGCGGGACACGAGAAATCCCGTCGGAAGCAGGGAGGACCATCTCCCAAGGCTAAATACTCCCTAGTGACCGATAGTGAACCAGTACCGTGAGGGAAAGGTGAAAAGCACCCCGGAAGGGGAGTGAAATAGATCCTGAAACCGTGTGCCTACAAGTAGTCAAAGCCCGTTAATGGGTAATGGCGTGCCTTTTGTAGAATGAACCGGCGAGTTACGATTTCATGCGAGGTTAAGTTGATAAGACGGAGCCGCAGCGAAAGCGAGTCTGAATAGGGCGAATGAGTATGAGGTCGTAGACCCGAAACCAGGTGATCTACCCATGTCCAGGGTGAAGTTCAGGTAACACTGAATGGAGGCCCGAACCCACGCACGTTGAAAAGTGCGGGGATGAGGTGTGGGTAGCGGAGAAATTCCAATCGAACCTGGAGATAGCTGGTTCTCTCCGAAATAGCTTTAGGGCTAGCCTCAAGATGAGAGTATTGGAGGTAGAGCACTGATTGGACTAGGGGCCCCCAACGGGTTACCGAATTCAGTCAAACTCCGAATGCCAAATACTTATTCTTGGGAGTCAGACTGCGAGTGATAAGATCCGTAGTCGAAAGGGAAACAGCCCAGACCACCAGCTAAGGTCCCAAAGTATACGTTAAGTGGAAAAGGATGTGGAGTTGCTTAGACAACCAGGATGTTGGCTCAGAAGCAGCCACCATTTAAAGAGTGCGTAATAGCTCACTGGTCGAGTGACTCCGCGCCGAAAATGTACCGGGGCTAAACGTATCACCGAAGCTGTGGATTGACACCATTAGGTGTCGATGGTAGGAGAGCGTTCTAAGGGCGTTGAAGTCAGACCGGAAGGACTGGTGGAGCGCTTAGAAGTGAGAATGCCGGTATGAGTAGCGAAAGAAGGGTGAGAATCCCTTCCACCGAATGCCTAAGGTTTCCTGAGGAAGGCTCGTCCGCTCAGGGTTAGTCGGGACCTAAGCCGAGGCCGAAAGGCGTAGGCGATGGACAACAGGTTGATATTCCTGTACCACCTATACATCGTTTGAACGATGGGGGGACGCAGAAGGATAGGGTAAGCGCGCTGTTGGATATGCGCGTCCAAGCAGTTAGGCCGGAAACGAGGCAAATCCCGTTTCCATTAAGGCGGAGCTGTGATGGCGAGGGAAATATAGTACCGAAGTTCCTGATTCCACGCTGCCAAGAAAAGCCTCTAGTGAGATGTAAGGTGCCCGTACCGCAAACCGACACAGGTAGGCGAGGAGAGAATCCTAAGGTGTGCGAGAGAACTCTCGTTAAGGAACTCGGCAAAATGACCCCGTAACTTCGGGAGAAGGGGTGCTTTTTAGGGTGAATAGCCCGGAAAAGCCGCAGTGAATAGGCCCAGGCGACTGTTTAGCAAAAACACAGGTCTCTGCGAAGCCGCAAGGCGAAGTATAGGGGCTGACACCTGCCCGGTGCTGGAAGGTTAAGGGGAGAGGTTAGCGCAAGCGAAGCTTTGAACCGAAGCCCCAGTAAACGGCGGCCGTAACTATAACGGTCCTAAGGTAGCGAAATTCCTTGTCGGGTAAGTTCCGACCCGCACGAAAGGTGTAACGATCTGGGCACTGTCTCAACGAGAGACTCGGTGAAATTATAGTACCTGTGAAGATGCAGGTTACCCGCGACAGGACGGAAAGACCCCGTGGAGCTTTACTGCAGCCTGATATTGAATTTTGGTACAGCTTGTACAGGATAGGTAGGAGCCTGAGAAGCCGGAGCGCTAGCTTCGGTGGAGGCGTTGGTGGGATACTACCCTGGCTGTATTGAAATTCTAACCCGCGCCCCTTATCGGGGTGGGAGACAGTGTCAGGTGGGCAGTTTGACTGGGGCGGTCGCCTCCTAAAGAGTAACGGAGGCGCCCAAAGGTTCCCTCAGAATGGTTGGAAATCATTCGTAGAGTGTAAAGGCACAAGGGAGCTTGACTGCGAGACCTACAAGTCGAGCAGGGACGAAAGTCGGGCTTAGTGATCCGGTGGTTCCGCATGGAAGGGCCATCGCTCAACGGATAAAAGCTACCCCGGGGATAACAGGCTTATCTCCCCCAAGAGTCCACATCGACGGGGAGGTTTGGCACCTCGATGTCGGCTCATCGCATCCTGGGGCTGTAGTCGGTCCCAAGGGTTGGGCTGTTCGCCCATTAAAGCGGTACGCGAGCTGGGTTCAGAACGTCGTGAGACAGTTCGGTCCCTATCCGTCGCGGGCGCAGGAAATTTGAGAGGAGCTGTCCTTAGTACGAGAGGACCGGGATGGACGCACCGCTGGTGTACCAGTTGTCTTGCCAAAGGCATAGCTGGGTAGCTACGTGCGGACGGGATAAGTGCTGAAAGCATCTAAGCATGAAGCCCCCCTCAAGATGAGATTTCCCATGGCGCAAGCTAGTAAGATCCCTGAAAGATGATCAGGTTGATAGGTCAGAGGTGGAAGCGTGGCGACATGTGGAGCTGACTGATACTAATAGATCGAGGACTTAACCAACGCTTTTTAAAAAATGAAATACCTTCTTATTATCTAGTTTTGAAGGAACAACGTTCCTTTATTGTTTGGTGGCGATAGCGAAGAGGTCACACCCGTTCCCATTCCGAACACGGCAGTTAAGCTCTTCAGCGCCGATGGTAGTTGGGGGTTTCCCCCTGTGAGAGTAGGACGCCGCCAAGCAGTTATATATGGAGGATTAGCTCAGCTGGGAGAGCATCTGCCTTACAAGCAGAGGGTCGGCGGTTCGATCCCGTCATCCTCCACCATTTTACACCTGCCGGTGTAGCTCAACTGGTAGAGCAACTGACTTGTAATCAGTAGGTTGGGGGTTCAAGTCCTCTTGCCGGCACCATCTTCATACAAGCTTAATATAGCATATATAAATAGTTTATATGAGCCATTAGCTCAGTTGGTAGAGCATCTGACTTTTAATCAGAGGGTCGAAGGTTCGAATCCTTCATGGCTCACCATTTTATTATGCGGGTGTGGCGGAATTGGCAGACGCACCAGACTTAGGATCTGGCGCCGCAAGGCGTGGGGGTTCAAGTCCCTTCACCCGCATGTTTGCGGAAGTAGTTCAGTGGTAGAATACAACCTTGCCAAGGTTGGGGTCGCGGGTTCGAATCCCGTCTTCCGCTCCACTATTTATTTATGCCGGGGTGGCGGAACTGGCAGACGCACAGGACTTAAAATCCTGCGGTAGGTGACTACCGTACCGGTTCGATTCCGGTCCTCGGCACCATCTTAATATGCGCCCGTAGCTCAATTGGATAGAGCATCTGACTACGAATCAGAAGGTTGTAGGTTCGACTCCCGCCGGGCGCACCATATTTTTTTCGGGAAGTAGCTCAGCTTGGTAGAGCACTTGGTTTGGGACCAAGGGGTCGCAGGTTCGAATCCTGTCTTCCCGACCATGATTTTTTTGGGGCCTTAGCTCAGCTGGGAGAGCGCCTGCCTTGCACGCAGGAGGTCAGCGGTTCGATCCCGCTAGGCTCCACCAAAAAAAACTTGACAAGCCCAAATGGCTTTGATATGATTAGAAAGTTGATTCTTTAAAAGGATCAAATTGCTCTTTGAAAACTGAACAAAACAAAGCGCCAACGTTAAATTTTAAGTGAGCACACACTATCAAAAAAGCAAAATGAGCAAGTCAAACATTTCTTCGGAGAGTTTGATCCTGGCTCAGGACGAACGCTGGCGGCGTGCCTAATACATGCAAGTCGAGCGAATCGATGGGAGCTTGCTCCCTGAGATTAGCGGCGGACGGGTGAGTAACACGTGGGCAACCTGCCTATAAGACTGGGATAACTTCGGGAAACCGGAGCTAATACCGGATACGTTCTTTTCTCGCATGAGAGAAGATGGAAAGACGGTTTCGGCTGTCACTTATAGATGGGCCCGCGGCGCATTAGCTAGTTGGTGAGGTAATGGCTCACCAAGGCGACGATGCGTAGCCGACCTGAGAGGGTGATCGGCCACACTGGGACTGAGACACGGCCCAGACTCCTACGGGAGGCAGCAGTAGGGAATCTTCCGCAATGGACGAAAGTCTGACGGAGCAACGCCGCGTGAACGAAGAAGGCCTTCGGGTCGTAAAGTTCTGTTGTTAGGGAAGAACAAGTACCAGAGTAACTGCTGGTACCTTGACGGTACCTAACCAGAAAGCCACGGCTAACTACGTGCCAGCAGCCGCGGTAATACGTAGGTGGCAAGCGTTGTCCGGAATTATTGGGCGTAAAGCGCGCGCAGGTGGTTCTTTAAGTCTGATGTGAAAGCCCACGGCTCAACCGTGGAGGGTCATTGGAAACTGGGGAACTTGAGTGCAGAAGAGGAAAGTGGAATTCCAAGTGTAGCGGTGAAATGCGTAGAGATTTGGAGGAACACCAGTGGCGAAGGCGACTTTCTGGTCTGTAACTGACACTGAGGCGCGAAAGCGTGGGGAGCAAACAGGATTAGATACCCTGGTAGTCCACGCCGTAAACGATGAGTGCTAAGTGTTAGAGGGTTTCCGCCCTTTAGTGCTGCAGCTAACGCATTAAGCACTCCGCCTGGGGAGTACGGCCGCAAGGCTGAAACTCAAAGGAATTGACGGGGGCCCGCACAAGCGGTGGAGCATGTGGTTTAATTCGAAGCAACGCGAAGAACCTTACCAGGTCTTGACATCCTCTGACAACCCTAGAGATAGGGCTTTCCCCTTCGGGGGACAGAGTGACAGGTGGTGCATGGTTGTCGTCAGCTCGTGTCGTGAGATGTTGGGTTAAGTCCCGCAACGAGCGCAACCCTTGATCTTAGTTGCCAGCATTCAGTTGGGCACTCTAAGGTGACTGCCGGTGACAAACCGGAGGAAGGTGGGGATGACGTCAAATCATCATGCCCCTTATGACCTGGGCTACACACGTGCTACAATGGATGGTACAAAGGGCTGCAAACCTGCGAAGGTAAGCGAATCCCATAAAGCCATTCTCAGTTCGGATTGTAGGCTGCAACTCGCCTACATGAAGCCGGAATCGCTAGTAATCGCGGATCAGCATGCCGCGGTGAATACGTTCCCGGGCCTTGTACACACCGCCCGTCACACCACGAGAGTTTGTAACACCCGAAGTCGGTGAGGTAACCTTTATGGAGCCAGCCGCCTAAGGTGGGACAGATGATTGGGGTGAAGTCGTAACAAGGTAGCCGTATCGGAAGGTGCGGCTGGATCACCTCCTTTCTAAGGATAATTACGAGAGCGCTTTTGTTTTGTTCAGTTTTGAATGAGTAATTCATTCAGATAGGGAAGAAAAACATCACGATGTGATGGATTCTTTCTGCTTTGTTCCTTGAAAACTAGATAATAGATAGAAGGCAATTAATTTTTTTCAAAGCATCTGTAAGATCTTTTTAACGGTTAAGTTAGAAAGGGCGCACGGTGGATGCCTTGGCACTAGGAGCCGATGAAGGACGGGACTAACACCGATATGCTTCGGGGAGCTGTAAGTAAGCTTTGATCCGGAGATTTCCGAATGGGGAAACCCACTGTTCGTAATGGAACAGTATCTTTACCTGAATACATAGGGTACTGAAGGCAGACCCGGGGAACTGAAACATCTAAGTACCCGGAGGAAGAGAAAGCAAATGCGATTTCCTGAGTAGCGGCGAGCGAAACGGAATTAGCCCAAACCAAGAGGCTTGCCTCTTGGGGTTGTAGGACACTCAACATGGAGTTACAAAGGAACGGGGTAAATGAAGTGACCTGGAAAGGTCCGTCAAAGAAGGTAAAAACCCTGTAGTTGAAACTTCGTTCCCTCCTGAGTGGATCCTGAGTACGGCGGGACACGAGAAATCCCGTCGGAAGCAGGGAGGACCATCTCCCAAGGCTAAATACTCCCTAGTGACCGATAGTGAACCAGTACCGTGAGGGAAAGGTGAAAAGCACCCCGGAAGGGGAGTGAAATAGATCCTGAAACCGTGTGCCTACAAGTAGTCAAAGCCCGTTAATGGGTAATGGCGTGCCTTTTGTAGAATGAACCGGCGAGTTACGATTTCATGCGAGGTTAAGTTGATAAGACGGAGCCGCAGCGAAAGCGAGTCTGAATAGGGCGAATGAGTATGAGGTCGTAGACCCGAAACCAGGTGATCTACCCATGTCCAGGGTGAAGTTCAGGTAACACTGAATGGAGGCCCGAACCCACGCACGTTGAAAAGTGCGGGGATGAGGTGTGGGTAGCGGAGAAATTCCAATCGAACCTGGAGATAGCTGGTTCTCTCCGAAATAGCTTTAGGGCTAGCCTCAAGATGAGAGTATTGGAGGTAGAGCACTGATTGGACTAGGGGCCCCCAACGGGTTACCGAATTCAGTCAAACTCCGAATGCCAAATACTTATTCTTGGGAGTCAGACTGCGAGTGATAAGATCCGTAGTCGAAAGGGAAACAGCCCAGACCACCAGCTAAGGTCCCAAAGTATACGTTAAGTGGAAAAGGATGTGGAGTTGCTTAGACAACCAGGATGTTGGCTCAGAAGCAGCCACCATTTAAAGAGTGCGTAATAGCTCACTGGTCGAGTGACTCCGCGCCGAAAATGTACCGGGGCTAAACGTATCACCGAAGCTGTGGATTGACACCATTAGGTGTCGATGGTAGGAGAGCGTTCTAAGGGCGTTGAAGTCAGACCGGAAGGACTGGTGGAGCGCTTAGAAGTGAGAATGCCGGTATGAGTAGCGAAAGAAGGGTGAGAATCCCTTCCACCGAATGCCTAAGGTTTCCTGAGGAAGGCTCGTCCGCTCAGGGTTAGTCGGGACCTAAGCCGAGGCCGAAAGGCGTAGGCGATGGACAACAGGTTGATATTCCTGTACCACCTATACATCGTTTGAACGATGGGGGGACGCAGAAGGATAGGGTAAGCGCGCTGTTGGATATGCGCGTCCAAGCAGTTAGGCCGGAAACGAGGCAAATCCCGTTTCCATTAAGGCGGAGCTGTGATGGCGAGGGAAATATAGTACCGAAGTTCCTGATTCCACGCTGCCAAGAAAAGCCTCTAGTGAGATGTAAGGTGCCCGTACCGCAAACCGACACAGGTAGGCGAGGAGAGAATCCTAAGGTGTGCGAGAGAACTCTCGTTAAGGAACTCGGCAAAATGACCCCGTAACTTCGGGAGAAGGGGTGCTTTTTAGGGTGAATAGCCCGGAAAAGCCGCAGTGAATAGGCCCAGGCGACTGTTTAGCAAAAACACAGGTCTCTGCGAAGCCGCAAGGCGAAGTATAGGGGCTGACACCTGCCCGGTGCTGGAAGGTTAAGGGGAGAGGTTAGCGCAAGCGAAGCTTTGAACCGAAGCCCCAGTAAACGGCGGCCGTAACTATAACGGTCCTAAGGTAGCGAAATTCCTTGTCGGGTAAGTTCCGACCCGCACGAAAGGTGTAACGATCTGGGCACTGTCTCAACGAGAGACTCGGTGAAATTATAGTACCTGTGAAGATGCAGGTTACCCGCGACAGGACGGAAAGACCCCGTGGAGCTTTACTGCAGCCTGATATTGAATTTTGGTACAGCTTGTACAGGATAGGTAGGAGCCTGAGAAGCCGGAGCGCTAGCTTCGGTGGAGGCGTTGGTGGGATACTACCCTGGCTGTATTGAAATTCTAACCCGCGCCCCTTATCGGGGTGGGAGACAGTGTCAGGTGGGCAGTTTGACTGGGGCGGTCGCCTCCTAAAGAGTAACGGAGGCGCCCAAAGGTTCCCTCAGAATGGTTGGAAATCATTCGTAGAGTGTAAAGGCACAAGGGAGCTTGACTGCGAGACCTACAAGTCGAGCAGGGACGAAAGTCGGGCTTAGTGATCCGGTGGTTCCGCATGGAAGGGCCATCGCTCAACGGATAAAAGCTACCCCGGGGATAACAGGCTTATCTCCCCCAAGAGTCCACATCGACGGGGAGGTTTGGCACCTCGATGTCGGC
It contains:
- the lysS gene encoding lysine--tRNA ligase, whose amino-acid sequence is MEMIFVSHEELNDQLQVRRDKMQAMIDNGQDPFGSRFERTHNTQEIVSAYGELEKEDLEEKEIEVTIAGRVMTKRGKGKAGFAHIQDISGQIQIYVRLDKIGEDSYQIFNQTDLGDIVGVTGVIFKTKVGELSIKAKEYVFLAKALRPLPDKFHGLKDVEERYRKRYVDLITNEESKNTLIMRSRIVQAMRRYLDDHGYLEVETPLLHSVAGGAAARPFLTHHNALDMPLNLRIAIELHLKRLIVGGLEKVYEIGRVFRNEGVSTRHNPEFTLIELYEAYADYQDIMSLTENLIAHIAQEVLGTTSIQYGEYEIELKPEWKRLHMVDAVKEYTGVDFWTQMSKEEAQQLAKENGIEVKESMEFGHIVNEFFEQKVEDKLIQPTFIYGHPVEISPLAKKNPEDSRFTDRFELFIVGREHANAFTELNDPIDQRQRFEAQLKEREQGNDEAHEMDEDFLEALEYGMPPTGGLGIGVDRLVMLLTNSPSIRDVLLFPLMRHR